The Paenibacillus sp. FSL H7-0357 nucleotide sequence ATCCTTGGCATTCTGGAGCGATTCACCGCGAACCGCAAAGTACACCTTGATCTTCGGCTCTGTACCGGAAGGCCGCAGGCAGAACCATGAGCCGTCGGATAACAGATACTTCAGCACATTTTCCTTAGGCAGGCCATTCAGCCCCAGAGAGTAATCCAGAACCTCGCTTACAGAAGCACCTGCGATTTCCTGCGGGGGATTGCTGCGCCAGTCATCCATGATTGCCTGAATCTGGGCTACACCGTCTTTACCCTTCAACGTCCGTGATTCCAGACTTTCCAGGAAGAACCCAAACTTGCTGTACAGCTCCTGAAGCACATCATAAAGCGTCTTGCCTTGAGCTTTGTAATACGCCCCAGCTTCTGCAATCAGCATGGAAGCCAGAACGGCATCCTTGTCCCGGGCATAATTGCCGGCAAGATAACCATAACTCTCTTCGTAACCGAAGAGGTACGTGTATTCCCCGGACTGTTCGAACTGGGTCATTTTCTCCCCGATATATTTGAAGCCGGTCAGCGTATTGAATACAGTAGCGCCATAATGCTCGGCAACCGCTGCGCCCATTTCACTCGTCACGATGGTCTTGACAACAGCACCGTTCTTCGGCAGCTTGCCTTGTTCCTGCAAACGGCTCAGGTAGTAATGGATCATCAGGGCCCCGGACTGGTTACCAGATAAAACAACGAAGTTCCCTTCATTGTCCCGTACGACGGCCCCCATCCGGTCTGCATCAGGGTCGGTACCGATCAGCAGGTCGGCATTCAATTCTTCGCCAAGTTTTATAGCCAGGGTAAAGGCTTCCCGCTCCTCGGGATTCGGTGATTTCACCGTCGAGAACTCAGAATCCGGCTGCTCCTGCTCTGGCACCACATGGACCTGCGTAAAGCCGATCTTCTTCAGTACACTGCGGACCGGCAAATTGCCCGTTCCATGCAGCGGAGTGTACACAATCTTGAAATCTTTGCCAAGAGTAGAAGCGATCTCTTCACGGGCAACACTCACAGCAGCTACTGTATCTGTAAAAGCTTCGTCTTCTTTCTCTCCCAGCCAATGCAGCAAGCCTTGACTTTCTGCATCTTCACGGGAAATCCGCTTTACACCATTGAAGGAATCAACCTCCAATATGTAGGAAATGACTTTCTCCGCCTCGTCCGGCACCAGCTGTCCACCTTCAGCATTATAAACTTTATAGCCGTTGTATTCCGGCGGGTTATGGCTTGCTGTGATAACAACGCCACCTGACGCCTTCAAATGACGGACAGTAAAGGAAAGCTGCGGCGTCGAACGCAGGGATGGAAACAGATGCGCCTCAATACCGTTGCCGGCCAGCACAAGGGCTGCCTCCAGCGTAAATTCGGGTGAGAAGCGGCGGGAGTCATGCGCGATGACTACGGAAGGTCTGCCTTCTCCAGTATGCTGCTCCAGTATATAATTAGCGAAACCTTGAGTGGCCCGGCCTACTGTATATCGGTTGATCCGGTTGCTGCCTGCGCCGATAACCCCGCGCAATCCGCCTGTGCCGAACTCCAAATCTCTATAAAAGCGTTCTTCCAGTTCCTGTTTTTCATTCGCAAGAAGGTTAAGTTCTGCCTTCGTGTTCTCATCCACAGAAGGGTCCTGCAGCCAACGTGTCAATGTTTCTAGCGCTTTCGGGCTTAATTCAGTCATATGAATCTCTCCTTATCCATATTATGATATATGATTGTATAACAGGTGCTAGCTGAGCGCGAACATAATTTCGCCAGAGGCTACAATCTTGCCCTCCACCTTCGCGGTGGCTTGGCCTTTTCCGATGCTGCCTTTAAGCCGGGTAATCTCCACCTCAAGCGTTAGCGTATCTCCCGGTACTACCTGGCCACGGAAACGGAAACCGTCCAGTCCGGCCAGAAAACCGATTTTGCCCCGGTTGGCTTCAAGTCCCAGAATAGCTACGGCGCCTACCTGTGCAAGAGCTTCTGTAATCAGAACGCCGGGCATTACCGGATAACCCGGAAAGTGACCGGTGAAGAACGGTTCATTTACCGTCACATTTTTGATGCCGACAGCCCGTTTGCCCATTTCTATTTCTGTAATTTTGTCCACCAGCAGAAATGGAGGCCGATGGGGTATTATTTCTTGAATTTGATTGATATCCAGCATTGTCGCAAAGCTCCTTTCGGATGTAACCGCGTGTTTAAACAATCCGCTGGGCAGTACTTTGATTTTATTCTTTTACAAAGTCTGCATAAATATTGGCGGCTTCGGTAAAAACTATAATTATCCTTCACCACCTGCAGCAGTGGAGGTTAAGATAAGGGGCTTTCTCCACCGCACGCGGCAGCATGGCGGAGAGGGCCCTTTTTGGCGTTCCTTGGTCCCCAATCATTATACATTTTCCAGTATAAAAAAGAAAACTCCCTTAGACAACCAGGGAGCTTTAAAACACCTCATATTTAAGGTGCGAACACCAAATCATATACATGCTTCCAGGTACTCCACAGAAGCACATCACTGAATTCCTTTTTGCCTAGAACGACGTAACCGACCACAAGACCACTCGCAAGCGCAGCTACAAGCAGCAAGGGAATCATAATCCACTGGATAATGGCCCATATGGATACTCCACGCTTCTTCACCGGCTGCCGTTGATCTTCTTCCGGTTTCTTATTGTCCTGACGACTCATTCCTTCACCTACCCACGCATAGAATTGGCCAGGCCAAGCATCTGGTCACTGGAGGAAAGTGCCCGTGAGACAAGCTGATAGGTGCGCTGAATCTGCATCATTTCCGTTATTTCCTTGCTGAGGTCAACGTTGGACTGTTCCAGATATCCGGAACGCACTCCTACTGCTGAGGCTTCACCCGGTGCTCTTTGGAGGAAGGCTTGCTGCGCTGTGACTCCGTCAGCAAGCACGTAAAAATTACCGTCGACTGCCTGCATCGCACTCTTGCTTAGCGGTTCTACAATCATAATTGTACCCGCTACCCGGGCCGGCGCATTCTCGCTGGTCTTCGTGAGCACCCGGCCGCTCTCATCAATAGCGGCACTTACATTCGCAGGTACTGTTAAAGGGTTGCCGTCTGTATTCAATACAGGATTGCCTGTATTATCTACCAACATCATATTATCGGGGTTGGACACATCCGGCGTAAAATGAAAATCCCCTTGCCGTGTATAAGCGGTAGCTCCATTCACCTGAACCCCAAATAACCCGTTACCTTGCAGCGCCAGATCCG carries:
- a CDS encoding phospho-sugar mutase — its product is MTELSPKALETLTRWLQDPSVDENTKAELNLLANEKQELEERFYRDLEFGTGGLRGVIGAGSNRINRYTVGRATQGFANYILEQHTGEGRPSVVIAHDSRRFSPEFTLEAALVLAGNGIEAHLFPSLRSTPQLSFTVRHLKASGGVVITASHNPPEYNGYKVYNAEGGQLVPDEAEKVISYILEVDSFNGVKRISREDAESQGLLHWLGEKEDEAFTDTVAAVSVAREEIASTLGKDFKIVYTPLHGTGNLPVRSVLKKIGFTQVHVVPEQEQPDSEFSTVKSPNPEEREAFTLAIKLGEELNADLLIGTDPDADRMGAVVRDNEGNFVVLSGNQSGALMIHYYLSRLQEQGKLPKNGAVVKTIVTSEMGAAVAEHYGATVFNTLTGFKYIGEKMTQFEQSGEYTYLFGYEESYGYLAGNYARDKDAVLASMLIAEAGAYYKAQGKTLYDVLQELYSKFGFFLESLESRTLKGKDGVAQIQAIMDDWRSNPPQEIAGASVSEVLDYSLGLNGLPKENVLKYLLSDGSWFCLRPSGTEPKIKVYFAVRGESLQNAKDKVAALTQQVMARVDGK
- a CDS encoding DNA-directed RNA polymerase subunit beta — encoded protein: MSRQDNKKPEEDQRQPVKKRGVSIWAIIQWIMIPLLLVAALASGLVVGYVVLGKKEFSDVLLWSTWKHVYDLVFAP
- the fabZ gene encoding 3-hydroxyacyl-ACP dehydratase FabZ, with the protein product MLDINQIQEIIPHRPPFLLVDKITEIEMGKRAVGIKNVTVNEPFFTGHFPGYPVMPGVLITEALAQVGAVAILGLEANRGKIGFLAGLDGFRFRGQVVPGDTLTLEVEITRLKGSIGKGQATAKVEGKIVASGEIMFALS
- a CDS encoding flagellar hook-basal body protein, translated to MNNSAISASVSMSSLQQRLDIIADNFANMSTNGYKSKEGSFEDVLTRVQQQSKDYDQPGRSMPLGFNIGFGVRVPGVKTNWEEGPLQETGNPTDLALQGNGLFGVQVNGATAYTRQGDFHFTPDVSNPDNMMLVDNTGNPVLNTDGNPLTVPANVSAAIDESGRVLTKTSENAPARVAGTIMIVEPLSKSAMQAVDGNFYVLADGVTAQQAFLQRAPGEASAVGVRSGYLEQSNVDLSKEITEMMQIQRTYQLVSRALSSSDQMLGLANSMRG